The segment GAATTTAACGGTTCGATGCGCGCCCGGCACCGGGTTTTCGGGTCGCCGTGAGCAGGCGACGATTTCATGGCCCTGCTGAGGAGCCAGCTTGATGATTTCGCGTCCGACAAATCCGGACGCGCCGGTGAGAGCGATGCGCATCGACGAGGCTAAACGTCCGGTGCCTCCAATCCGGATGCAATCTCAACCTGCCGTCTGCCGCCTAATTATTCGGAAACGTGTGGTGCAACCAGTTGAGCGGGAAACGGCTTCCCGGGCAGTCGGTCGGACGCGGGTTAATTTCGCGATGGCCGAGGACGATGGTGTATTGTCCATCGACCTTACCGACGCGTTGGCGAAGGTACCGGATGAGTTCGTCCAAAGCTTCGTACTGCGCCTGCGTGGGCAGATCACGATTAAAATCGCCCACCAGGCAGATGCCGATCCCGATGTAATTCAGGTAATCGCTGTGGACGTGTCCGCCCGGCAGTTGGCGGGTCCAGCGGTTGCCGATCTCAATCTGGCCGTTGCCGGAGGAACTCCCGTTACCGATCACAAAGTGGTAGGCCAGCCCGTTTGGCATCCGGCGCACGTGCCGGTGGTAATAGTCGAAGATGCGGGCGCTGCCCTGCCGGGTGCCGCTGTTATGCACCACGATGTACTTCCAACGGCCGCGGGCGACCCTGGCGTCGTCGATCGCCCGCCGGATTGCGGCGGTGAGGTAACGCCAGCGGTAATAATCGTATCCGGGTACCGGGGCAAGCTCCTGCCGTGCCTGTCCGCCCGATTTTTCGATGATGATCGGCGCCTGCCCGTTTTTCATTTCCGGGATGGGCTTCGGCTCGTGGACATCCTCCCAGGGACCGAAGAAAAGCCAGCGCCGCCTTCTCTTCGGCGTGGGGGTCGGCACCGGGGTGGGTGTGGGCGTGGGCGTGGTAGGCGACGGGGTCACCGTGGGCGCCGTGGGCGCCGGTTCCTCCGTCATTTCCTCTTCCTCCTCCAGGTCGGGTGCGGAGGCCGGACCGTTCCCGGTCTGGCCGGGCGAGGGCGACGGGCCGGCCGTGCCGTCGGGTCCCGCGGTCGTTTCCGGCTTCGGCACGCCACGCGGCAGCCCCGCCCTGCCGCCGCCCGGGACTGGTGATCTGGTTGCCTCGCTATCTGGCGAACTGCGGAACGGTTTACGGATTGGCCGGGGCGCCGGCGCCGGCGTCGCCTTGGCGCTCGGCGACGGGCTGGGGACCACTTCGATCTGCTGCCGGTTTTTCAAAAACAGGTCTCGAAGCCGCTGGTCATCCTCATCGGTCGATTGGCCCGGTGAACGAATCGCATCCGCACCGAAAAACAGGCCCAGACAAACCAAAAGCAGCCTCACGGCGCCCGGATTACCTGCACTTTGTCGTCCGCAACCCAATCGTTCGTACCCCTATGAACGTGCCGCCGCGTTGAAGTTTGAGGGAAAACTCCAGGCGCACCGGTGTCGAAAAGCAACAGCCATCGGCATTCTCAAATTCTCTGGCGGGCAATGCAGGTATCAGTTACCGTCGCCCTCGTTCGCATACCTCAGCGTCACCCCGAGGGGAAGCGTAAACGGCATTTTTTCGTGGCAAATGAAGAAAATCCTGATTTTCACCGCCGGCTTCGGCGAGGGTCATAATACGGCTGCGAGAAGTATTCGTGATGCGCTTCACCACCTTGCGCCCGCCGAAGCGCAGGTCGAAGTCTTTGACCTGTTCGAGAGTTGCTACGGCAAGCCTTACCATTTTGTCCGCAAAGCTTACATCACCGCCATCAATCGGACGCCGCGGTTTTGGGGTAAGATCTACAACGTGATCGACGGCACGCAGGTCGTTGAATCCAACATGATGGTGCTGTCGCGCATGCGTAAAGCCATGCTGGACCTTTTGGGGCAGCATGAGCCTGACGTCATCATTTCGACTTACCCGATCTACAATTACGTGCTCGATGACCTCTACGAAGAGGGGCACCCCAAGACCTTTTCCCAGATCACCATCATCACCGATTCCATCACGGTGAACTCCGTCTGGTACCGCTGTTCCAGCGATTACTTTCTTGTCGCCAACGAGGATACCGCCGCCGTCCTGCGCGCCGCGGGTTGTCCCGAGGAGCGCATCAAAATCCTCGGGTTTCCCGTGCCCCACCGTTTTGCCGAGATGCGCGATCGCCGATACACGGCTGAAGACGTCGGGCCGCGGAAGGTCCTGTACATGATCAATTCCGGCAAGAAAGAGGCGCCGCAACTGGTGGAACGGCTGAGCCAACGGGACGACATCGTGCTGACCGTAACGGTCGGGCGGGATGCAGCTTTACGCCGTGAAATCGAGGCGCTGATGATGCACTCGGCCCACTCGGTGCAGATCCTGGGGTGGACCACAAAAATGCCCGAACTGCTGACCAGCCACCACGTCATCATCACCAAGGCCGGCGGAGCGACGATCCAGGAAGCCATCGCCGCTCGCACCCCGGTGATCATCAGCCAGGTGGTTCCCGGCCAGGAAGAAGGCAATGCGCGCCTTATCGTTGAAAATGAGTGCGGGATGTTAGCGCCCAGGCCGAACGCCATCGTCGAAGCCCTGGAAACCGCCTTTGCGAACGATGGAGAGGTTCTGCGCCGGTGGGTAGCCAATCTGGGCCGGCTCAGCCACCCGGATGCGTCGCTGCAGATTGCCCGTTTTATTCTCTCCCTGGCTGTGCCGGAGGATGCCATGTCGCCGCGCCGGTTATCCTTTGAGGCGAAATCCGTGCCGGCCAAGCAGTCCATCCTGCTTTGTGACCTCCACACGCACACGACGTTCTCGGATGGCAAGCTGACCGTCGCTGAGTTGGTCGATTTTTACGGGCAGCGCGGCTTTGATGCGCTCTGCATTACCGATCACATCTGTGATTACGCCAAGCTTATCGGGCGCATGACGGGCCTTACCGGGGTGGCGATGACCCTGGACCAGGTCACGCATTATTTTGAGACGATCGAGAAGGAGAAACGCCGGGCCTGGGAGAAATACAACCTGCTCCTGATGACCGGCCTGGAGTTCAATAAGGAGGGCCTGACCCGGAAAAGTTCTGCGCACCTGCTCGGCATCGATCTCAAGCGGCCGATCGATCCCGGCTTAAGCATCGTCCAGACGATCGCCGAGATTCACGCTCAGGGCGCGCTCGCCATTGCGTCGCATCCGCACGAGTTCAAGACCACCTGGGGTAAGAACACCCTCTACCTGTGGGAAAACCTTGAGCAGTATGCGCCGTTGCTCGACGCGTGGGAAGTGGCCAGCCGCGATGACCTTTTCAACCCCGTCGGGTTGCGACGGTTGCCGTTCGTCGCCAACAGCGATTTCCACAAACCGAAACACATCTTCTCCTGGAAAACGGTCCTGTTCTGCGAAAAGGACCCCGAAGCGATCAAGGAATGCATCCGGGTCAATCGCAACGTCGCCATCACCCTTTATCGCAACCACCACACCGGGTTCACCACCCTGCCTATTGAGCAGCGCGCTTCCCGGCTGAATTTCGTGCGGAAACGGATGACGGAACTGGTCTCAACCGGCCGCGAGGTGGCCTAACGGGTAACGGGTAACGGGTAACGATTGGGCTGAGTGCCAGGTGTCAAGCGTGGAATGCAACGCGGTCCTCTCCGTCTGCGCAACTTGTGGACCTCTGGACTGCGTGTTCTGCGGAGAGTTCTGTTTTCCCGCCGTGTGACGTTGTGATCAGGTACGCAGCGCGGGATTTGCGCCCGCAACCCGTTACCCGTTACCCGTTACCCGTTACTCACAGCGCTTCCGAGGTGATCCGCCTGATCTCCTCGGCTTTGGCGTCGAGGTATTTACCGAACGCTTCGCGCTCGCCCGGATCCAGTTCCTCCTCGATCTGTTCGCCTTTAACCTGTAATTCCTGCGCCTGTGCGATGAGCCGGCCGTAATCCGAAAGGTCGGCATCCTTCATCATCCGGATATACGCCGTCTCGAAATTGCGGACGTAAGCGTCATAGACCTGGACATATTCGTTTGCCGCGGCGGAGGCAAAATGGGGTGCCGGGACCGGCGTAGGGCTGCTCGGCGCAGGGCTTGGTCCGGCGGCATTGGCATTGTCCGTAGCCGATGGTTCCGGAGGCTCCGGAGAGGAGGCTGGAGCGGAGACCGAGACTGAGGCTGAGGGCTCGGGCGTGGGCGCCGCGCTGGCCGCGGCCGACGGGTTGGGCGTGGCCGTGGCGATCGCATCCGCAGCAGCGGTCACGGTCACCGCGGGCGTGGCCTTATCGGCGAGGACCGTCGCCGCCGGGGTCGCAGACGTCAGGGGTGATGAGGGGGCGGGATGAACCACGGCGTCGGCCCCAGCCTCCCCGCCGCCGTGCCGCTCGCAAGCGGCAAAGCCGGCCAGAAACGGCAGCGTGCCAATCGCGGCAAACGCTTTAAGGGATGGGAAGATTCTACGCAGGGGGGCGGGGTTGACCGGGGCCGGCCATGGGTGAACCACGCTTTTCTCAACCTTATGCAAACCGATAACCGCTACCGTGAAAGGTCAATTTGATGCAGGACCTGAAAGCCTTCGCCTGCGAGGACCGTCCAGCTGCAATCGAGGTCGTCCACATGCAGCGCCAGGGCAGACCGTCCATGCGGCCGATACAGGATGGGATAACAAACCTGGATGTTAACCTCCGCCATGAGCAACGCCTGGAGCATCCGTTTCAGGTCGACGGCCGTTTCGCGCATTTCCACGACCAGGATTTCGGAAATGCTGTAAGCGATCTCGTGCAGCTCGAACAGGCTCTCGACCATGTCTGGGTCGCTGACAATGAGACGCACCAAAGCCGAATCCGTGGAGTCCTGCGAGTTCAGAGCCAGGACGTGCACGTCATGGTCATTCAACAGTTTTACCAGTTCAAGGAGCGCCCCTACCTTGTTAAGGAGGAAAACTGAGAACTGCTTCACCGTCGGACCCGCAGTCTTCTCTTTAACAGTGGGGACATCCGTAGTCATGAGGCCCGCCAAAAGACGTTATTTATAACAGTAGATCAAGCAAAAGGTGGCCGGCTGAGAATCTTCCTGGGAAATTTTCACATAGTACAAGCCACTTGCTTCCGGGCTGAACCCCGCCGCGGCGCGATTACCTTCTGCATACGGCTCGAACTTTACCGGTTTACCCTGGTCATCAAAAACGGCAACCTTGAGCTTATCCACCTTTTTCGTCGACGCCACTGAAAACCAATAGGCGTTTCCGCTGTAAAGATTAACTGAAATCACCTCCGCGTGGTCTCGGGCGACCTTGCCGAAAAGGTGACCATCCCGGATCTTGAATCCATCATTTTCGAAAGCGCCCGCGAGGTCCAGAACCTCGCTGCGCGCCGCCACCTGGTCGTCGGTCACGGTCTCGGCGCGGCCCGTTGCCAGCCCGGCGAACAAATTTACTGCGCAAGCGCAGACGAGGAGCAGGGGCATGCGTTTCATTGGATGTTCGAGATCTGTTTAGCGATGTTGGCCACCAAGCCGTTCAAGCTGCGCACTTCTTCCGCGCTCGGCACGTGATCGGCCGGAAAACTCACCATCTTTTCGACCGCCTCAAGCTGCTGGCTGACTTTGCCGACGGCTTTGTCGTCCCGCAGCTTGGGATTAACCTGGTCCAGTTTCGACCTGAGATAGGCCACCAGCGCCGGTTGCCGCAGCAGCTTGGCGTCGTCTGCGTTATAATTCTGCAGGAGCAACCCGGTCACCACCTCCGTGCCGCGAATCCAGCCGCCGACACTGACCAGGGTGATCAGATCAGCGTCGCGATTTTGTTCCAACGCTTGTTTCACCTCGTTCTGAGTCGCCGCCAACTCCTCATCCAGTTGAGGCCACGCGCCGTTCTCGGCAAACTGCGTGATGCTCTTGCTGCGGGCCAGCACGCTGTCCGACACACTGAGCTTCTTGGCCAGCGTGAGCACGTCGCGGCCGATATTTTTAACCTGCTGCCCGTCTTTTGCCGCCACGGCGATGAACCCGTCTGCGATGAGTGTTCCGAGGTTCAAGGCCACCTGGGCGCGGCTCGTGGAGTTGAATGACGTGGGGGGACGGTACTGGGAACTCCAGTTTGGTTTGCCGCCTTTATCGATCGCGGCAAACACTTCACCCGGCGTCGGAACCGTCATCACGTCCGTGTAGAGGGCATGTTGGACTTCTTCCGGGGCTAACGCCGGGACAGGGGAGGAGGGTTGCTCGGTTTGAGCCAGCGCGGACGCTGCCAGCAAGCACGGCAGTACACTCGACAAGAGCCGGTTGCACAGATCGGACATACGGGGGGCACTTTAGCAATTGGACCTGGGCTGTCCAGCCTGGGTTGGGGTGGGATTTGTTTCGGCTTGATTTATACAACCAGTTAACTATACTGGCCCGGTGAGACCCGTCAGCGGCGCCAAGCAACGTTTGCTGCATACTGCCCTCGACCTGCTCTGGCAGCGCAGTTATGGCTCCATCAGCGTCGATGACATCTGTTCCCAGGCCGCCGTCAACAAGGGAAGCTTTTATTACGCGTTCAGAACCAAGTCCGAACTGGCCGTGGCGGCCTTCGAGACCCATTGGAACGGGATGCGGCCGGCTATGGACGCCGCCTTCTCGTCCCAGAACGATCCCCTCGTCCGTCTCGACCAGTACTGCGACCTCGTCGTTCGCGACCAGCTCGAGCGCTACCGGGCGCTGGGCAAGATCCTGGGGTGCCCCTTTTGTTCGCTCGGATGCGAATTAAGCACCCAGGATGACGCCGTCCGGGCGAAGACGCGGGAGATTTGCGACCGGATCATACGTTACCTCGTCGCCACGCTGCGGGATGCGATTGCCCAAGGGGTTTTGCCGCCAGGCGTCGAGCCGGACGAACTCGGGCGCGAAATCTTTTGTTACCGGACGGGGGTGTTGGTGCAGGCAAAAATTGAGAACAACCCGGAGGCGTTGAACGATCTTAAACCGGGTTTGTTTCGCCATCTGGGACTGGCGCCCGTGGCTGGGGCGTGAGTTTTCCGGAGGTGAAATCACCCGGGCCAAAATGGTCAACTTAACTAACCGGTTAATAAAACCTCGCTTTGTTCGTCATGCGCGTGAATAGAGTCCCCGCAGATTGGCGGGTGCCGGGTGGAGTTCGGGGTTCGGGGTTCGGGGTTTGGCGTTCGGAGTTCGGAGACGCCCTCGCCGGACGAGTTTCGGTCCGCGCAGAGACCTTCTGCCGCCCTTTCAGGGCTCATCGTCCTTTTACGGTTTCCCAGGGTAAACCCTGGGCTAAGTTCTACTGCCCTTTCGGGGCAAAAGACGGTCTTCAGGCCATCGGTGGGTTTGATTCGCCTCAAGCGTTTCAGTCCCTGGCTAAAGTCGGCTGCCCCTTCGGGGCAAAGGCGGTCAACCGGCCCAAAGCGACCAGGGCGACTCCGAACCCCGAACTCCGGACTCCGAACTCCGAACTCCACCCGCTCCCCATCCCTATGAGTACCAAGAATAACTCGAATCCCGGGGCCCACCCCGGGAACATCAAGGTTCACGTCATCGTCATGCCAAAACGCAGCGTCCTGGATCCGCAGGGCGTTGCGGTGCGCAACGCGGTGCGTGAAGCCGGGGTCTCGGGTCTGCAAGGCGTGCGGGTCGGCAAGTTTCTTGAACTGGAATTCGAGACCGAGCCCGACGCGGCCGGTCTGGATGAAGTCTGCCGCGACCTGTTGTCCAACCCCGTCATCGAGGATTACGTGATCGAACGGTCTGCGGGCCGGCAAATATGATATGAAGATCGCCGTCATCCAGTTTCCCGGCTCCAACTGTGACCAGGACTGCCTTGCGGCCCTCCGGGCGGGCCTCGGGGCATCCGCCGGTTACGTCTGGCATAAGGAAGAGAGCCTGGCCGGTTACGACGCGGTGGTGCTTCCCGGCGGATTTTCCTACGGCGATTACCTGCGCTGCGGGGCGATTGCCCGGTTCTCGCCGATCATGAAGGCCGTGATTGCGGCTGCCCGGGAAGGCATGCCGGTACTCGGCATCTGCAACGGTTTCCAGATTCTGTGCGAAGCGGGTTTGCTTCCCGGGGCCCTGGTCCGCAATCGCGACCTTGCCTTTATCTGCCAGCCCGTCCGCCTGCGGGTGGAAACTTCCGATACCCCGTTTACCCGCCTTACCCGGCCCGGCCGGATTCTGCGGATGCCGGTGGCGCACGGCGAAGGAGCCTTTTTTGCGGACGAACCGGTCCTGGAAAGGCTGCGGGCCGAAGACCGGATTGTGTTTCGGTACGTGGATGCCGCCGGGCGCCCGGTCGCCGAAGCCAACCCGAACGGCAGCGTCGACAACGTGGCCGGGGTTTGTAACCCCGAACGCAACGTGGTCGGCATGATGCCGCACCCGGACCGCGCCTGGGATGAACTCCTCGGCAGCACCGATGGGCGCTTGCTGTTTGGGTCTTTGATTGAAACCTTTGCCGTCCGCTGATTGGATGTCCGCCACGACCATCACTCCCGAACTGGTGCGCAAGCACGGCCTGACCGAAGACGAATACGAGCGCATCAAGCAGATCCTCGGCCGTGAACCTAACTACACCGAGCTCGGCGTGTTCTCGGTGATGTGGAGCGAGCATTGCTCATACAAAAATACGCGCCTGCAGCTTAAAAAATTTCCCACGACCGGTCCGCGCGTCCTCGTGAAGGCCGGGGAAGAAAATGCCGGGGTCATCGACATCGGCGACGGCTGGGCGGTCGCCTTCAAGATGGAGAGCCACAATCACCCGAGTGCGGTCGAGCCTTTCAACGGGGCTGCCACCGGGGTGGGTGGCATCATCCGCGACATTTTCACGATGGGGGCGCGTCCGGTGTTCCTGCTTGACTCGCTCCGGTTCGGAGAGATTGAGGGGGACACCCCGCAGGCGCGGCGCAACCGCCGCCTTTTGCGTGGGGTGGTGAGCGGCATCTCGCATTACGGCAACTGCATTGGCGTGCCGACCATCGGGGGCGAGGTGTATTTCGACGAGGCGTATGAGGGCAATCCGCTCGTAAATGTCTTTTGCGCGGGCGTGCTGCGCCACGACCAGATCGCCCGCGGGGCGGCCCGGGGCATCGGCAACCCGGTCTATTACGTGGGGGCTGAAACGGGCCGGGACGGCTTGGCCGGGGCGGCCTTTGCGTCGCGGGATCTGACGGAAGAATCGAAGGAAGACCGGCCGGCGGTGCAGGTCGGCGACCCGTTCAAGGAAAAGCTGCTGCTGGAAGCGTGCCTGGAATTGCTTGCAAGCGGCGCCGTGGCGGGCATCCAGGACATGGGGGCGGCGGGCCTGACCTGTTCGACTTGTGAGACGGCCAGCCGCGGCGGGACCGGCGTGGAGATCGACCTGGCGCTGGTGCCCAAACGTGAACCGGGCATGACGGCGTACGAGACCCTGTTGAGCGAGTCGCAGGAACGCATGCTGATCATCGTTAACCAGGGACACGAAGAAGCGGTAAGGCGGATTTTTGAAAAGTGGGATCTGCCTTATGCCTTGATCGGCCGGGTCACCGGCGACGGCATGATGCGGGTTCGAACAAAAAGTGAGGTCTGCGTGGAGATTCCTGCAAGCAAACTGGCCGACGACGCCCCGGTCTATGCGCGGGAGGAGCGTCCACCGGTTCCCGAACCCGAGCTCGACCTGCAGACCGTGCCCGCCGCCGACGTGGAAAAAGCCCTGGTCCGCGTGTTGGGGCACCCCACCATCGCATCAAAACGTTGGATTTACCGCCAGTACGATCACACGGTCCGTGCCGGTACGGTGGTTCCGCCGGGGTCGGATGCCGCGGTGTTCTACGTGCGCGAAGCCGGGAAATTCCTGGCCGCCACTTCGGACTGCAACGGGCTGTATTGCCGGCTTGATCCGCGGGAAGGCGCCCGGATCGCGGTGGCGGAAGCGGCCCGCAACCTTGTCTGCTCCGGGGCCACCCCGCTTGCCGTCACCGATAACCTGAATTTCGGCAACCCGTACCGTCCGGAAAACTTCTGGCAACTGCGCGAAGCGGTGGACGGTCTTGCCGAGGCATGCCGCGAATTCGGTTTACCCGTGACCGGCGGCAACGTCAGCCTGTATAACCAGAACCCGGCCGGCGCGATCGACCCGACCCCGACGGTGGGCATGGTCGGTCTGATCGACGATCGGGCCTGGATCACGCGGCAACATTTTCGCCAGGCAGGTGACGTGGTGCTGCTGATCGGCGATCCCGGAACCGAATTAGGCGGGTCACAATACCTGAAGCTGATCCACGGCCGTAAAGCGGGCCGTCCGCCCCGGTTGGATTACCAAAAGGAGAAGGCGTCTCAGGCTGCGGTGCGCCGCCTGATCCGGGCAGGGTGGTTGCAAAGCGCTCACGATTGTTCCGAAGGCGGTTTAGGCGTCGCGCTGGCTGAGGCGTGCTTCTCAACGGAAGCTCGCCTCGGTGCCCGGCTCCGGCTCCAGGCGCCCGGCCTGCGGGATGACCAGGCACTCTTCAACGAGAGCCAGTCGCGCATCGTCGTTTCCGTGGTTCCGGCCCGGGCCGACGAAGCGATCGGACTGGCGGCTGAAGCGGGGGCGCCGGTCCAACGGCTCGGCGAAGTCGGCGGTGACGCGCTTTCCATCTCGGTAAACGACCGCGAGTATCGATGGGACGTGGAAGGGATTTTCGATTCGTGGTATTTTAGCATCGAGCGCCTGATGTCGTCAGGATTTAGCGGATAGAGACGGTCATGACATGGATGTAGATCCTTTCGGCGTGCTGTCGCCCTTACTTGTGCTTTTGTGAATCTCAACCTTTTTCGCCGATCCTGTCGCTTGTGAATTCTTCCTCGAAACCACGCCATGAATGCGGGGTGTTTGCCGTTTACGGCCATCCGAACGCCGCCTCGCTGACCTATTACGGCCTTTTTGCACTGCAGCATCGCGGCCAGGAAAGCGCCGGCATGGTTACCACCGAAGGGTCTCATCACCTGTTCAACATCCATCGCGGCATGGGCCTGGTGTCACAGGTCTTCGGCGAAAAGGACCTGCAGCGCTTGACCGGTACCCGGGCCATCGGGCACGTCCGGTATTCGACGACCGGTTCAAGCACGTTGAAGAACGCGCAACCGCTCGTCGTTGACTGCGGGCGGGGCCAGCTCGCCATCGCGCATAACGGCAACCTGGTAAACGCCGCCATCCTGCGGGATGAACTCGAAGCCCGGGGCTCGATTTTCCAGACTACCGTCGACAGCGAAATCATCCTCCATTTGCTGGCCCGCCCGACCGGGCGGGACAACGTCCTGACGGCCCTGCGGCAGGTGCACGGGGCGTTTTCTCTCGTCCTGCTGAGTGAAGAGGAAATCATCGGCGTCCGTGACCCGTTCGGTTTCCGGCCGCTGGTGCTGGGCAAACTCGACGACGCATTTATCCTCGCGTCGGAAACGTGCGCGCTGGACCTGATCCACGCCGAGTACATTCGCGAGATTGAACCCGGCGAGGTGGTGATCATCAACGATGACGGCATCCGCTCGGAATGGCCGTTCAAGGAGGAACGCAAGGCCTTCTGCATGTTCGAATTCGTCTATTTCGCGCGGCCGGACAGCGTCATCAGCAACCGGAACGTCAGCAAGGCCCGCGTCAACATGGGGCGCGAACTGGCCCGGTTGCATCCCGTTGAGGCCGACATCGTCGTGCCGGTGCCGGACTCGGGCAATTACGCCGCGCTCGGCTTCAGCCAGGAATTAGGCATCCCTTACGAGCACGCCTTTGTGCGGAACCATTATATCGGACGCACGTTTCTGCAGCCGACGCAGCTCATTCGCGACTTCGACGTGCGGGTGAAGCTCAACCTGATCAAGGAATTGGTACGCGACAAACGGGTGGTCGTCGTGGACGATTCCGTCGTGCGCGGCACCACCGCCCGGGCCCGGGTGGTTAATCTGCGGGAGGCCGGGGCAAAAGAAGTGCACCTGCGGATCAGCTGTCCGCCGCACAAGTACCCTTGTTATTACGGGATCGATTTTCCCGACCCGAAAAACCTGCTCGCAAACCAATATTCGATGGAACAGATCCAGGAGTACCTGGGTGTGGATTCAATCGGTTATCTCGAGGTGGATGCGATGGTGCGAGCAACGGGTTTGCCGAAACAGGATTTCTGTTTAGCCTGCTTTAACAACGAATACCCGGTGCCTTTCGACCCGAACGTGGATAAATTCATCATGGAACGACGCCGAACGCGTTCCCGTTTGTTGCCGGATGCGAAAGCCCAACCCGGGTTGTTCGCCCAACTTAAATGAGCAATGCCCCCAAGAGCAAGGCTTACGCCGAATCCGGCGTCGATATCGAGCTGGGAAACCGGGTAAAAAAGGGGCTTCAGGAAAAGGTCCGCACGACCTTTGGCCCGGAAGTGCTGGGCAAGATCGGCGGTTTCGGCGGGCTGTTCCGGGCCGACTTCCGGAACATGCAGGAACCGGTTTTGGTGTCGAGCATCGACGGGGTCGGCACCAAGCTGAAAATCGCGATCAGTCTCGGCAAGCATGAGTCGGTCGCCCAGGACCTGGTCAACCATTGCATTAACGATATCGCCGTCACCGGGGCGCGTCCGCTTTTCTTCCTCGATTACATCGGGGCCGAACGCCTTGAGCCGGCGGTTTTCAACCAACTCATTTCCGGCTTCACCAAAGCCTGCCGCGTCAGCCGGTGCGCGTTGATCGGTGGTGAGACCGCCCAGATGCCCGACATGTATTACGAAGGCGAGTACGATCTGGCCGGTTGCATCGTCGGGATCGTGGACCGGCCCAAAATTCTGGATGGCAGCCGGATCGTGCCTTCCGACGTGCTGGTGGGTTTGCCGTCGAGCGGCCTCCATACCAACGGTTACTCGCTTGCGCGCAGAGTCTTGCTCCACGGCCTGGGCCTGAGCCTGGAGCAGAAGGTGGACGGGTTATCCAAACCGTTAGGCGAGGAGCTGCTCCGGATTCACCGCAATTATCAACCCATCCTCGAATCCGTGCCGTCCGGCGTTATCAAGGGGGCCGCCCACATTACCGGCGGCGGTTTGATCGATAACCTGCCGCGGGTCCTGCCCGCCACCTGCGATGCGCTCATCGATACGGGTTCATGGAAGGTTCCGGCCCTGTTCCGGCTCGTTCAGCGGGCAGGCGATATCAGCACCGAGGAGATGTTCCAGGTTTTCAACATGGGGATCGGTATGGTGTTGGTGGTAAGCAAGCGTCATCAACAGGAGGTAGTCGCCCTGACCAAAGGGAAAGTTATCGGCAGGATTACCCCGGGTTCGGGCAGGGTGTTGCTCAGTTAGGCATGACCCGGAGGTCGTTCGGCGAAGAAATCGTCCACAGATTTACACAGATTAAAGGAAGTGTAAGGAGCCGGGCAATTTGCCTCACAGCCGCGCTCGGGGAATTAACCTTCCGTTCGGAATCACCCTGATCCGCCTTCCGGCCTAACAGGCGAGGACTTTAACGTTTGGGGCGAGTTGGCGTCTCCAGCGCGGATGGCCTGGAGACGGGGATACGGCCCAACGGGCCGGCAGAACTTATACCATTTCGATGATCATCGAGGTAACATTTTGTCTTAGGCCCAACGGGCCGGCAGAACTTAGCCCAGGGTTCCACCCTGGGAACGCCCCCGCCCCACGATCGAGCCCTGAAGGGGCGGCAGAATGCGGACCAGAAGGACTTGACGAATACTAAAATGTTTTGTGTTATTGGTTCGTGTCTCAATCTCTTTCCCGCGTGCTCATTCACCTGATCTTCTCGACTAAGGGTCGTGCTCCCGCCCTGGCCGACGAAGCCGTGCGCTGCGACCTTCACGCCTACCTGGCTGCCACAGCGCGCGACCTGGGCTGCCCGGCTATTCGGGTCGGCGGTGTCGCCGATCACGTCCACGTGGTTT is part of the Verrucomicrobiota bacterium genome and harbors:
- a CDS encoding N-acetylmuramoyl-L-alanine amidase, giving the protein MRLLLVCLGLFFGADAIRSPGQSTDEDDQRLRDLFLKNRQQIEVVPSPSPSAKATPAPAPRPIRKPFRSSPDSEATRSPVPGGGRAGLPRGVPKPETTAGPDGTAGPSPSPGQTGNGPASAPDLEEEEEMTEEPAPTAPTVTPSPTTPTPTPTPVPTPTPKRRRRWLFFGPWEDVHEPKPIPEMKNGQAPIIIEKSGGQARQELAPVPGYDYYRWRYLTAAIRRAIDDARVARGRWKYIVVHNSGTRQGSARIFDYYHRHVRRMPNGLAYHFVIGNGSSSGNGQIEIGNRWTRQLPGGHVHSDYLNYIGIGICLVGDFNRDLPTQAQYEALDELIRYLRQRVGKVDGQYTIVLGHREINPRPTDCPGSRFPLNWLHHTFPNN
- a CDS encoding glycosyltransferase; amino-acid sequence: MKKILIFTAGFGEGHNTAARSIRDALHHLAPAEAQVEVFDLFESCYGKPYHFVRKAYITAINRTPRFWGKIYNVIDGTQVVESNMMVLSRMRKAMLDLLGQHEPDVIISTYPIYNYVLDDLYEEGHPKTFSQITIITDSITVNSVWYRCSSDYFLVANEDTAAVLRAAGCPEERIKILGFPVPHRFAEMRDRRYTAEDVGPRKVLYMINSGKKEAPQLVERLSQRDDIVLTVTVGRDAALRREIEALMMHSAHSVQILGWTTKMPELLTSHHVIITKAGGATIQEAIAARTPVIISQVVPGQEEGNARLIVENECGMLAPRPNAIVEALETAFANDGEVLRRWVANLGRLSHPDASLQIARFILSLAVPEDAMSPRRLSFEAKSVPAKQSILLCDLHTHTTFSDGKLTVAELVDFYGQRGFDALCITDHICDYAKLIGRMTGLTGVAMTLDQVTHYFETIEKEKRRAWEKYNLLLMTGLEFNKEGLTRKSSAHLLGIDLKRPIDPGLSIVQTIAEIHAQGALAIASHPHEFKTTWGKNTLYLWENLEQYAPLLDAWEVASRDDLFNPVGLRRLPFVANSDFHKPKHIFSWKTVLFCEKDPEAIKECIRVNRNVAITLYRNHHTGFTTLPIEQRASRLNFVRKRMTELVSTGREVA
- a CDS encoding acetolactate synthase, whose translation is MKQFSVFLLNKVGALLELVKLLNDHDVHVLALNSQDSTDSALVRLIVSDPDMVESLFELHEIAYSISEILVVEMRETAVDLKRMLQALLMAEVNIQVCYPILYRPHGRSALALHVDDLDCSWTVLAGEGFQVLHQIDLSR
- a CDS encoding TetR/AcrR family transcriptional regulator, with the translated sequence MRPVSGAKQRLLHTALDLLWQRSYGSISVDDICSQAAVNKGSFYYAFRTKSELAVAAFETHWNGMRPAMDAAFSSQNDPLVRLDQYCDLVVRDQLERYRALGKILGCPFCSLGCELSTQDDAVRAKTREICDRIIRYLVATLRDAIAQGVLPPGVEPDELGREIFCYRTGVLVQAKIENNPEALNDLKPGLFRHLGLAPVAGA
- the purS gene encoding phosphoribosylformylglycinamidine synthase subunit PurS produces the protein MKVHVIVMPKRSVLDPQGVAVRNAVREAGVSGLQGVRVGKFLELEFETEPDAAGLDEVCRDLLSNPVIEDYVIERSAGRQI
- the purQ gene encoding phosphoribosylformylglycinamidine synthase subunit PurQ — translated: MKIAVIQFPGSNCDQDCLAALRAGLGASAGYVWHKEESLAGYDAVVLPGGFSYGDYLRCGAIARFSPIMKAVIAAAREGMPVLGICNGFQILCEAGLLPGALVRNRDLAFICQPVRLRVETSDTPFTRLTRPGRILRMPVAHGEGAFFADEPVLERLRAEDRIVFRYVDAAGRPVAEANPNGSVDNVAGVCNPERNVVGMMPHPDRAWDELLGSTDGRLLFGSLIETFAVR